The Candidatus Bathyarchaeota archaeon region TGCTGAGCCTGCAGCTTGCTTGGACTGCCCCGCTAAGCCTTTAACGGCGTCGGCTACGACGGCGAATCCCCGGCCAGCTTCACCAGCACGAGCAGCCTCAATAGCCGCGTTTAAAGCAAGCATGTTGGTTTGACCAGCAATATCAGAGACCGAATTAGCCATCTGACCCACCTGCTCAACAGAACTCACCATAGAAGTAACAGCTTCGGAAACGCGGGTAATGTCGCTTTTTATGTTTTCAATAGCTTTTAGACCTAACTGGCTTTTTTCGTTGGCTTCTCTTGAGCGGCGCACTGCCTCATCTGTTACAGATGTCGCTTCACGAGCAATTACTCCTGCTTCATCCATGACTTTCTTTAAAGCTTCGGTGCTTCGTGCGGCGTTTTGAGAGAGTTCGGCAAGTTTTTGGGCGCCTGTAGAGACCTGCTGTGATGCAGTGCTAACCTGCTGCATACCAATAGCCATCTGATTAGAAACATTAGCTGCCTGTCGACCCATGTCTAAGACACGAACGCTTGCTTTAGTAGCGTTTCCTGCAGCAGAAAAAACCTTCTGTGCAACTTCTCCGACGCTTTTAGCGGCAGTAGCCACATTGTCGATGGTTACTGTGGAGTTGGTTGCAAGTTTTGAGACCTGACCTGCAGATAGTTGGGCTTTGCTTGCCAGTTCGGCTATTTGGCGGTTGGTTTTAATTGTTTCTTCGTTGCTTGTTATGATGTCTTTTGCGCCTTTTATTGCGTCTTCGAGGATTTTTTCTTGGGATTTGATTAGTTCTATGTTAATCTGTTTTTGTTTGGTTAATTCTTTTGTTAGGGTTTCTAGTTTTTTTTCGTACTCTGCTATTTTTTTATCTGCTTCGTCAGGCATTGTTTATTGCGCACTCCAAACATTTTCAGGGGTTGTCTGGTTGTTGCTGATTTTTGTATTAATCAGTTATGAATTCAGAATCTGAACTGGAATATTTTGAAAAATGATTGTTGGCGCCGAG contains the following coding sequences:
- a CDS encoding methyl-accepting chemotaxis protein, which produces MPDEADKKIAEYEKKLETLTKELTKQKQINIELIKSQEKILEDAIKGAKDIITSNEETIKTNRQIAELASKAQLSAGQVSKLATNSTVTIDNVATAAKSVGEVAQKVFSAAGNATKASVRVLDMGRQAANVSNQMAIGMQQVSTASQQVSTGAQKLAELSQNAARSTEALKKVMDEAGVIAREATSVTDEAVRRSREANEKSQLGLKAIENIKSDITRVSEAVTSMVSSVEQVGQMANSVSDIAGQTNMLALNAAIEAARAGEAGRGFAVVADAVKGLAGQSKQAAGSA